The following proteins come from a genomic window of Phnomibacter ginsenosidimutans:
- a CDS encoding NADP-dependent isocitrate dehydrogenase: protein MKIAVAKGDGIGPEIMDAVLGIFNAAGVPLEYEFVDMGKWVFDKGYSNGMTPEAQQAIETLGILFKGPMETPKGKGVKSVNVTARKTWNTYANKRVFQTLHGVDTVFSKAGIPIDVTVVRENIEDTYGGIEHMLTHDVALSRRFITRPGSEQVIRYAFEMAKKKGARRITCGHKANIMKITDGLFLEVFYKVAEEYPDLKADDVIVDDLCMKLVTRPDSFDVVVLTNLQGDIVSDLCAGLVGGLGFAPSANIGDHICIFEAVHGTAPDIAGKNIANPTALLLSGIAMLRHLGFMESAAHIENALLFTLESGIHTGDFGDKSIPSVNTTEFANAIIANIGKLPAHGAKPVLPNMPMTPTHFKLEKNPMLESAEMAGEQIVGVDIFIESNEQPTDLANKLLQHTGVLFKLVTISNRGTQVWPKGSVFTNLVNQYRCRFESEDDSPLTQIDVLELYKRVMSEYKVCSLELLNMWEGKKAYSLAQGQ from the coding sequence ATGAAAATCGCAGTTGCCAAAGGAGATGGTATCGGTCCGGAAATAATGGACGCCGTGTTGGGAATCTTTAACGCTGCCGGCGTACCGCTGGAGTACGAGTTTGTCGACATGGGCAAATGGGTATTCGACAAAGGTTATAGCAATGGCATGACCCCCGAAGCCCAGCAGGCCATCGAAACACTGGGCATCCTGTTTAAAGGCCCCATGGAAACCCCCAAGGGCAAAGGCGTAAAAAGTGTAAACGTAACAGCCCGTAAAACCTGGAACACCTACGCCAACAAGCGGGTGTTTCAAACCCTGCACGGCGTAGATACCGTGTTTAGCAAAGCCGGTATCCCCATTGATGTAACCGTGGTTCGTGAAAACATTGAAGATACCTACGGCGGTATTGAGCACATGCTCACCCACGACGTAGCCCTGAGCCGCCGTTTCATTACCCGCCCCGGTAGTGAGCAGGTGATTCGCTACGCTTTTGAAATGGCCAAGAAGAAAGGTGCCCGCCGCATTACCTGCGGTCACAAGGCCAATATCATGAAAATTACCGACGGCCTCTTCCTGGAAGTGTTTTACAAAGTGGCTGAAGAATACCCCGATTTGAAGGCCGACGATGTAATTGTAGATGACCTCTGCATGAAACTCGTTACCCGTCCCGACAGCTTTGATGTGGTGGTGCTCACCAACCTGCAGGGCGATATCGTCAGTGATCTTTGCGCTGGATTGGTGGGTGGCTTGGGTTTTGCACCCAGCGCCAACATCGGCGACCATATCTGCATTTTCGAAGCCGTGCATGGCACCGCTCCGGATATTGCGGGTAAAAATATTGCCAACCCCACCGCCCTGTTGCTGAGTGGCATTGCTATGTTGCGTCACCTGGGCTTTATGGAAAGTGCAGCGCATATTGAAAATGCATTGCTCTTTACCCTCGAAAGCGGCATTCATACCGGCGACTTTGGCGATAAGAGCATTCCTAGTGTCAACACCACGGAGTTTGCCAATGCCATCATTGCTAACATTGGCAAGCTGCCTGCTCATGGCGCCAAGCCCGTGTTGCCTAATATGCCCATGACCCCAACGCATTTTAAGCTGGAAAAAAACCCCATGCTGGAAAGTGCTGAAATGGCTGGTGAGCAAATTGTGGGTGTCGATATCTTCATCGAAAGCAATGAGCAGCCAACGGATTTGGCCAACAAGTTGCTGCAGCATACCGGTGTGCTGTTCAAACTGGTTACCATCAGCAACCGCGGTACGCAGGTATGGCCTAAGGGCAGTGTATTCACCAACCTGGTAAACCAATACCGTTGCCGCTTTGAGAGTGAAGACGATTCTCCGCTGACGCAAATTGATGTACTGGAACTGTACAAGCGGGTAATGAGTGAATACAAAGTATGCTCTCTGGAACTGCTGAACATGTGGGAAGGTAAAAAGGCATACAGCCTGGCGCAGGGGCAGTAG
- the apaG gene encoding Co2+/Mg2+ efflux protein ApaG yields the protein MHSLITQGVEITVETYYQPDFSNPTHNEYMFAYRITLENHNPFPVQLLRRHWDIFDSNGEYREVDGDGVVGQQPVLNPGEVFRYVSGCNLQSDMGKMWGHYEMINLLSQQSFEVEIPAFDMLAPFKGN from the coding sequence ATGCATTCATTAATCACACAAGGTGTAGAGATCACCGTTGAAACCTACTACCAGCCGGATTTCAGCAATCCGACACACAATGAGTACATGTTTGCGTACCGCATTACTTTAGAAAATCACAATCCTTTTCCTGTTCAACTCCTGCGCCGCCACTGGGATATTTTCGACAGCAATGGCGAATACCGCGAAGTAGATGGCGACGGCGTGGTGGGCCAGCAACCGGTGCTGAACCCCGGCGAAGTATTTCGCTATGTAAGTGGCTGCAACCTGCAGTCTGACATGGGCAAAATGTGGGGCCACTACGAAATGATCAACCTGCTATCGCAGCAATCTTTTGAGGTAGAAATTCCTGCCTTCGATATGCTGGCGCCTTTTAAGGGGAATTGA
- a CDS encoding class I SAM-dependent methyltransferase, giving the protein MSNYKVANTSRAFFLKSSVDGWVTLVTPNQLPVQHFCCMENPLQQHWETVYKTNTAQQVSWTEEVPAQSLALIAELNLPKDAAIVDIGGGDSKLVDHLLAQGYTNITVVDISAAALERAKVRLGDAAATVQWVVSDVLAFEPTQSFALWHDRAAFHFLTNPADVQRYLQLLEKNVAGNVIIAAFSTEGPSKCSGLPVQQYSEGSMCSLMEGRFHKLKCDTVTHITPAAARQEFVYCGFSKNQA; this is encoded by the coding sequence TTGAGCAACTACAAAGTCGCCAACACTTCCAGGGCTTTCTTTCTGAAATCTTCTGTAGACGGATGGGTAACTCTTGTCACGCCCAACCAGCTGCCCGTGCAGCATTTTTGTTGTATGGAAAATCCGCTACAACAACATTGGGAAACGGTGTACAAAACCAATACAGCACAACAGGTAAGCTGGACGGAAGAAGTACCGGCACAATCGCTGGCGCTGATTGCTGAACTGAACCTGCCGAAGGATGCAGCCATTGTAGATATTGGCGGTGGTGACAGTAAGCTGGTTGATCACTTGCTGGCGCAGGGCTATACCAACATTACTGTGGTCGATATTTCTGCCGCAGCCCTTGAGAGGGCCAAAGTTCGGCTGGGCGACGCTGCCGCAACGGTGCAATGGGTGGTAAGTGATGTGCTGGCTTTTGAACCAACACAATCTTTCGCCCTCTGGCACGACCGGGCAGCTTTTCATTTTCTCACCAACCCTGCCGATGTACAACGCTACTTGCAACTATTGGAAAAAAATGTAGCAGGCAATGTGATTATTGCAGCATTCAGCACCGAAGGCCCCAGCAAATGCAGCGGCCTGCCTGTACAGCAATACAGCGAAGGCAGCATGTGCTCACTGATGGAAGGACGGTTTCATAAATTGAAATGCGATACGGTGACGCATATTACGCCTGCAGCAGCAAGACAAGAGTTTGTGTACTGTGGGTTCAGTAAAAATCAAGCATAA
- a CDS encoding MgtC/SapB family protein yields MITGEQVSQLLMALLVGGIIGAEREYRSKSAGFRTMMLISIGACLYTMLSPMIGSSVAPERIASNIVVGIGFVGAGVIFKGNDRAHGLTTAASIWVTAALGMAVGAGHPWFALLATGIVFVVMAFLPKLEVIIDRVNLQRTYHLVTHSHQGDLLHIENMLKAARLQYKINSHRRANGTVESSWYVEGPQKRHLRLVEKMMHDERILEFRY; encoded by the coding sequence ATGATTACAGGAGAACAGGTTTCACAATTATTAATGGCTTTATTGGTAGGCGGTATTATTGGCGCCGAGCGGGAGTACCGCAGCAAGTCGGCCGGTTTTCGTACCATGATGCTCATCAGCATTGGTGCCTGTTTGTACACCATGCTCAGTCCCATGATTGGCAGCAGTGTGGCACCAGAACGCATTGCGTCCAACATTGTGGTGGGCATTGGTTTTGTAGGTGCCGGTGTTATTTTCAAAGGCAACGACCGGGCACATGGCCTCACCACAGCAGCCAGTATTTGGGTAACCGCCGCTTTGGGTATGGCCGTGGGGGCGGGGCATCCTTGGTTTGCTTTGCTGGCCACGGGTATTGTGTTTGTGGTGATGGCTTTTTTGCCCAAGCTCGAAGTCATCATCGACCGGGTGAATTTGCAACGGACGTACCATCTCGTTACGCATAGCCATCAGGGCGATTTGCTGCACATCGAAAACATGCTGAAAGCGGCAAGGTTGCAATACAAAATCAATAGCCACCGCCGGGCCAACGGCACGGTAGAAAGCAGCTGGTATGTAGAAGGCCCACAAAAACGCCACCTGCGGCTGGTAGAAAAAATGATGCACGACGAACGCATCCTAGAGTTCAGGTATTGA
- a CDS encoding NAD+ synthase has product MKIAIAQQNYHIGNFARNTQHIIEAIDTAKAAGADIILFSELSICGYPARDFLEFDDFIYQCQQSLSQIAAHCDSIAALVGAPERNPNLKGKDLFNTAYFLYEGKVQQAIHKTLLPTYDVFDENRYFEPAYEWNIVHFKGKKLAVTICEDIWNLGDNPLYRICPMDELMKQQPDVMLNLSASPFDYTHDEDRKATIKANVLKYKLPMFYCNAVGSQTEIVFDGASLVFDKDANLCGQLPMFTESLQYFTLREDGSIDAPILEPASRVPDKELTPHGLEAELNIAQIHDAIILGIQDYFGKMGFQQAIVASSGGIDSAVTLALAVRALGAANVRAILMPSQYSTGHSVDDAVQLSRNLQNPYDIVPIKNIFDQFTTELQPLFGNLPFNVAEENIQSRVRGNLVMAIANKFNYILLNTSNKSELSTGYGTLYGDMAGGLGVLGDCYKLQVYALARYINKDGEVIPENIITKPPSAELRPGQKDSDSLPEYDVLDPLLYQYIERRQGPNEIKAMGFDAALVDRVLRMVNINEYKRNQFCPIIRVSPKAFGVGRRMPIVGKYLS; this is encoded by the coding sequence ATGAAAATCGCCATCGCCCAACAGAACTATCACATCGGCAATTTTGCCCGCAATACACAGCACATTATTGAGGCCATTGACACAGCGAAAGCTGCAGGCGCCGACATCATTCTGTTTAGCGAACTCAGCATTTGCGGCTACCCCGCCCGTGACTTCCTGGAGTTTGACGATTTCATTTATCAATGCCAACAATCACTCTCGCAGATTGCTGCACATTGCGACAGCATAGCTGCACTGGTGGGTGCACCAGAACGAAACCCCAATCTCAAAGGCAAAGACCTTTTCAATACAGCTTACTTTTTATACGAAGGAAAAGTGCAGCAGGCCATTCACAAAACACTGCTGCCTACCTACGACGTGTTTGATGAGAACCGCTACTTTGAACCGGCTTACGAATGGAATATTGTACACTTCAAAGGCAAGAAGCTGGCGGTGACGATTTGTGAAGACATCTGGAACCTGGGCGACAATCCGCTGTACCGCATTTGCCCCATGGATGAGCTGATGAAACAGCAACCTGATGTGATGCTCAACCTCAGCGCTTCACCATTCGATTACACGCATGATGAGGACCGCAAAGCCACCATTAAAGCGAATGTGCTGAAGTACAAGCTGCCCATGTTTTACTGCAATGCCGTAGGCAGCCAAACCGAGATTGTGTTTGATGGCGCCAGCCTCGTATTTGATAAGGATGCCAACCTCTGTGGCCAGCTGCCGATGTTTACCGAATCGCTGCAATACTTTACCCTGCGGGAAGATGGCAGCATTGATGCTCCCATACTGGAACCAGCCAGCCGGGTGCCCGATAAAGAACTGACACCGCATGGCCTGGAAGCCGAACTGAACATTGCACAAATACACGATGCGATTATCCTCGGCATTCAGGATTATTTTGGTAAGATGGGTTTTCAACAAGCCATTGTGGCCAGCAGTGGTGGTATTGACAGTGCCGTTACGCTGGCACTGGCCGTACGGGCATTGGGTGCTGCCAATGTGCGGGCCATCCTCATGCCCTCGCAGTACAGCACCGGCCACAGCGTAGACGATGCCGTGCAGCTGAGCCGCAACCTGCAGAACCCTTACGACATTGTGCCGATTAAAAACATCTTCGATCAGTTTACGACTGAGTTGCAACCCTTGTTTGGCAATCTGCCCTTCAATGTAGCAGAAGAAAATATCCAAAGCCGGGTGCGGGGCAATCTAGTGATGGCCATTGCCAATAAGTTTAACTACATACTGCTCAACACCAGCAACAAAAGCGAACTGAGCACCGGCTACGGCACCCTCTACGGCGATATGGCCGGCGGCTTGGGTGTATTGGGCGATTGCTACAAACTGCAGGTGTATGCGCTGGCCCGCTACATCAATAAAGATGGAGAAGTGATTCCGGAAAACATCATTACCAAACCACCGAGTGCCGAGCTGCGCCCCGGCCAAAAAGACAGCGACAGCCTGCCGGAATACGATGTGCTCGATCCGCTGCTGTACCAATACATCGAACGCCGCCAGGGCCCCAACGAAATAAAAGCCATGGGCTTTGATGCGGCACTCGTAGACCGGGTGCTGCGTATGGTAAACATCAACGAATACAAACGCAATCAGTTTTGCCCCATCATACGGGTAAGCCCCAAGGCATTTGGTGTGGGCAGAAGAATGCCGATCGTAGGGAAATATTTGAGTTGA